The proteins below are encoded in one region of Alistipes sp. ZOR0009:
- a CDS encoding lipoprotein signal peptidase translates to MKLTIGQKAALIVVAILIVDQAIKIWIKTHMMLGESYSIFGSWSYIHFTENYGMAFGIEFWGKFGKILLSLFRVGAVVAIGFYIRHLIRTQKATNGAVIGLALIMAGALGNIIDSAFYGLIFNHSMGQVAQLFPEGGGYASFLHGQVVDMFYFPLIEGHFPSWFPIWGGQDFVFFRPVFNFADAAISCGVIYILLFQRKLFAQD, encoded by the coding sequence ATGAAGCTTACCATAGGCCAAAAAGCAGCACTTATTGTTGTTGCCATTCTCATTGTCGACCAAGCCATTAAAATATGGATCAAAACCCACATGATGCTAGGCGAATCCTACAGCATCTTTGGCAGCTGGTCGTACATCCACTTTACCGAGAACTATGGGATGGCCTTTGGCATCGAATTCTGGGGTAAGTTCGGAAAAATTCTGCTAAGCCTTTTCCGTGTCGGAGCCGTTGTTGCCATCGGATTCTACATTCGTCACCTCATCCGTACGCAAAAGGCCACCAACGGTGCCGTTATTGGCCTTGCGCTAATCATGGCCGGTGCCCTTGGCAACATTATCGACAGCGCTTTTTACGGGTTAATCTTCAACCACTCAATGGGACAGGTTGCCCAGCTCTTCCCCGAAGGCGGCGGCTACGCCAGCTTCCTGCATGGTCAGGTGGTAGACATGTTCTACTTCCCGCTAATCGAAGGGCACTTCCCTAGCTGGTTCCCAATTTGGGGTGGACAGGATTTCGTCTTCTTCCGTCCTGTATTCAACTTTGCCGATGCGGCCATATCCTGCGGCGTTATCTATATTCTTCTGTTCCAGCGCAAGCTGTTTGCTCAAGACTAG